The following proteins are co-located in the Streptomyces sp. NBC_01198 genome:
- a CDS encoding ADP-ribosylglycohydrolase family protein, whose amino-acid sequence MTHCTEPTPAGPRAADAPAAGSTGQDAVPQLQVPAARTDASRPGSRPPAGTGGRPHGRAAEGAASGDGDRSRVEGLLLGLAAGDAAGWPAARHRAARMPEWTRRLTRELDTFAEQNETTTLPVPIALNQPPEPLRLGPSDDAEWAAFTAEAVLASRGALLSDLSRDRRVRAAVDLAWMSLAAEISSAAARAPEVESAVIPLRARISVRAGLGNLATGLRPPATGHDNPHFFDDAACGRACVLAVVHPGDPAAAADLAEYDARYTQDEDGVHGARAMAAAVALALAGAPAADCVAGALRQLPPGSEIARNAQHAVALARAARAADGGCHGQAFGLIPLLEHQIIDHVYSYGIAAADTVPVALALVLASDGAVEEAVPAAACLSRVADSAPALAGALAGALGGAEALPASWRAACRTLAGCALPRLAGLDLVELAGRLAGIEPAVTAQEGLGIHETDA is encoded by the coding sequence AGCCGACCCCGGCCGGGCCGCGCGCCGCTGACGCGCCGGCCGCCGGATCCACCGGCCAGGACGCCGTGCCGCAGCTCCAGGTCCCCGCGGCCCGCACCGACGCGTCGCGTCCCGGCTCGCGCCCGCCGGCGGGCACGGGCGGCCGCCCGCACGGGCGGGCGGCGGAGGGCGCCGCGTCCGGCGACGGGGACCGTTCCCGGGTGGAAGGGCTGCTGCTGGGGCTCGCGGCGGGAGACGCCGCAGGGTGGCCGGCGGCGCGGCACCGGGCGGCGCGGATGCCCGAGTGGACCCGGCGCCTGACCCGGGAGCTCGACACCTTCGCAGAGCAGAACGAGACGACCACCCTGCCGGTGCCGATCGCCCTCAACCAGCCGCCGGAGCCGCTGCGGCTCGGCCCGTCCGACGACGCCGAGTGGGCGGCCTTCACCGCCGAGGCGGTGCTCGCCTCGCGCGGGGCACTGCTCAGCGACCTGTCCCGGGACCGGCGGGTACGCGCCGCGGTGGACCTGGCATGGATGTCGCTGGCCGCCGAGATCTCCTCGGCGGCGGCCCGCGCGCCCGAGGTCGAGTCCGCGGTGATCCCGCTGCGGGCCAGGATCTCGGTACGAGCGGGACTGGGCAATCTCGCCACCGGCCTGCGGCCGCCCGCCACCGGGCACGACAACCCGCACTTCTTCGACGACGCCGCCTGCGGGCGGGCCTGCGTCCTGGCGGTCGTCCACCCCGGCGACCCGGCGGCCGCGGCGGACCTCGCCGAGTACGACGCGCGCTACACCCAGGACGAGGACGGGGTGCACGGCGCCCGTGCGATGGCCGCCGCCGTCGCGCTCGCGCTGGCCGGCGCGCCGGCGGCGGACTGCGTGGCAGGCGCGCTGCGCCAGCTGCCGCCCGGCTCGGAGATCGCCCGCAACGCGCAGCACGCCGTGGCGCTCGCCCGGGCCGCCCGGGCGGCCGACGGCGGCTGCCACGGGCAGGCCTTCGGGCTGATCCCGCTGCTCGAACACCAGATCATCGACCACGTCTACAGCTACGGCATCGCCGCCGCAGACACCGTGCCGGTCGCCCTCGCCCTGGTCCTGGCCAGTGACGGCGCCGTGGAGGAGGCGGTGCCCGCCGCGGCGTGCCTGTCGCGGGTCGCGGACTCGGCGCCCGCGCTGGCCGGCGCGCTGGCCGGCGCACTCGGCGGCGCGGAAGCCCTGCCCGCCTCCTGGCGGGCCGCGTGCAGGACTCTGGCCGGCTGCGCGCTGCCGCGGCTGGCCGGTCTCGACCTCGTGGAGTTGGCCGGACGGCTGGCCGGTATCGAACCGGCCGTCACAGCCCAGGAAGGACTCGGAATCCATGAAACTGACGCTTGA